From Streptomyces sp. NBC_00775, one genomic window encodes:
- a CDS encoding cyclic nucleotide-binding domain-containing protein, translated as MSTALRLLPALAPEHRERLMSVAREVSFPADGRIFEAGGTADRFWVVRSGTVSLYQQVVADRRISVAQLGPGDLLGWSWLFPPHTWDFGAEAFSPVRAYEFDAAQVRTLCDQDPTLELSLTRTIGAILAHRLETTRAALIEHYARHGGSR; from the coding sequence CCCTCGCTCCCGAGCATCGCGAACGGCTGATGAGCGTGGCCCGCGAGGTCTCGTTCCCCGCGGACGGAAGGATCTTCGAGGCAGGGGGTACCGCGGACCGTTTCTGGGTGGTCCGCTCCGGGACGGTCTCCTTGTACCAGCAGGTCGTCGCGGACAGACGTATCTCCGTCGCGCAACTGGGCCCCGGCGATCTGCTCGGCTGGTCGTGGTTGTTCCCGCCACACACCTGGGATTTCGGCGCCGAGGCCTTCAGTCCCGTACGCGCCTATGAATTCGACGCGGCGCAGGTGCGGACTCTCTGCGACCAGGATCCGACGCTGGAGCTGTCCCTGACCCGGACGATCGGCGCCATCCTGGCCCACCGGCTGGAGACGACGCGGGCGGCGCTGATCGAGCACTACGCGCGCCACGGTGGCAGTCGGTGA